The window ATGGAATAGAACAAGCGCCTTGGTTCCTTCAGTTTTTAGCACTCAACTTTGCAATTACTTAAATGCCACCCGGGGCTTTCATATCAAACCAAACAATTTATTGAACACCCGGAGTACCGAAATGAGTCTGTATATAGTTTCGCGGGTACTGATACATCCGGGCGATTTGGTACTGGTAGGACAACTGAGCAATTACGTGGCCAACATGATATTTCAACAAGCAGGGGCAAAACTAAAAACAGTACCGGTAGATGATGAGGGAATGGATGTGGGCTACATCAAAAAGCATTGTGTACATGGGAAAATTCGGTGTATTTATGTTTGCTCCAATCGGGACTACCCTACCACCATCACCTTAAGTACCAAAAGAAGGCTACAATTATTGGAATTGGCCAAAATCCATGGTTTTGCCATAATTGAGGACGATTTTGACCATGATTTTCAGTTTGAGGGTTCTCCGATGTTGCCTATGGCCAGTGCAGATGCCAATGGGAATATGATTTATTTAGGCAAACTGGGACAATCATTATTTCCCAGTTTTCATACTGGGTTTGTCGTGGCACCCGAACAGGTCATTACAGAGGCCCATAATTACTTGCAATTGTTGGACACCCAAGGCGACCTCATACAGGAACAAATGCTATCTGAACTAATATCCGAAGGTGAAATATACCGGCTCACAAAGAAAAATATAGTAACCTACAAACAACGTAGAGATGCGTTATGCGCTTTTTTAAAAGAACATTTTGACGATATACTTGATTGGCAAATACCCTCTGGAGGACTTGCCCTATGGCTGCGATTTAAAAATCCCCTATCTCTGGTAAAACTAGCCGAAGAGGCTGAAAAATTGGATGTATTCCTGCCAAAAACAATCCTCTATCAAGATAAAAATAACTGCGCCATACGTTTTGGATATGGGCATTTAAACGAGGAAGAGCTTAAAATCGCAATGGAAAAGTTAAAACAGGCATACCTTCAGTTGATCGCTGCGTAAAATAAAGAGATTGACTAAAAAAGACCATTTCTTGTCAGTTCGAGCGCAGTCGAGAACTTAAAGTGCTTTGACATTAAATGGGTTTCGACTGCGCTCAACCTGACAAAGTCATGATAATCCTGCTTTATAGAAGGCTTGTTAAAGGGTATCCTATTTAAGCCTCATTTTTCTGCTGCTTCGGAACCTCCCTAAACATTCAAATTTATCTATATTGCAAAGAGGATAATGAATGACCAAAAAAGCTGAATACCACCGTGCTTAAAAAATTACGTTCCTTAAGGTATCAAGACCTGGACTGGAAAACAGTCGCCTTTGTTTTGGTCATAATCTCAATTTTCATCCGTTTCCCTTTCTTTTTTAGGGATTACGTGGACCGGGACGAGAGCACTTTCATTTTGATGGGACAATCTTGGGTGAACGGGTATTTGCCATACACCCAATTGTGGGACCTGAAACCACCGATTACATTTCTCTATTTTGCCATCATCATCAAAATTTTCGGGAAAAGCTTCTTTGCCATTCGTTTTTTTGGTTCGTTGCTGGTTGCGCTTACCGCTTTATTTACCCACGGTATTGCATCAAAAATCACCTCAAAAAAGATAGCCTTTTGGGTGGCGATATTCTGTGTTTTTTTTCAAAGTCTGTTTGGCAGTTTGCAAGGAGTGATGTCGGAGCACATTTGTACTTTCTTTTTTGTGGCAGCGCTCTTCATTCTGTTCACCAAAGAGGATAGTAAATGGTTTTTTACGGCCGGACTCCTGTTGGGACTTTCGGTAATGAGCAAGCTCAACATGGCCTATCCCGTTTTAAGTTTGGGCGTTTTTTACCTCTGGGAGGGATTTCATACCAAACGGCTTTGGATAAATTTGAAACATCTGGTGTTCATGGGAGTCGGCTTTTTGTTAACGGTTCTTTGTACACTACTCCCCTATTACCTCCAAGGGATTTCCGACGTTTGGTGGAAATCCATTTTTGAAGCGCCTTTGGCCTATTCTGAGGGGAAATTTCATTCACCATGGAAAACCTTGCCTTACGTTGGAACCATTGCGCTCTTGTTGGGTGGTATTTACTATTTTAAGTGGGTGGATTGGAAATCAAAAGGAATACAACTGTTAACCATTGTAGTTGTTGGAATATTGTTTTCGTATGTTCAAGCAGGCAAGGTGAACGGGCATTATCTCATCCAACTATATCCATTTATTTTGATTCCCTTGGGCATGGCCGTGAGCAAACTTCCCGCGATTCCGAAAAAGTTTAGCCCGATTGTTATCGTACTCCTTGTTTTGATTCCGATGGAATCCTATTTGGAATATGGAAACATTGTTTCCAACAAGTTGAAAAAGGGCTCCTTTTATAATGGAGAGGGCATAGACGTGCCAAGGTATATTTTGGACCATAAGCTGGAAACCGAAAATATTTTCTTTACGGAGTACCATATTGGATACTGGCAGTTGGATGAATTGCCTCCGACCTCAGCCGCAACCCACCCTAGTAATATTGCCCGCGAAGAATTGTTTCCCTACATGAACAATCCCAGTAAATCAGGTCTTGAGGAACTACAATACATCATGGAGGTCATTCAGCCCAAAATCGTAGTAGCTAGAAAGGGTAAACGCATTTTTTACGAAAAATTAGTCCAGTACAACACATATATCGATGCCTACTTGGCCCAACATTACGAGTTAAGGGCTACCGTAGATCGTGGGCTTATTTACCAGCGATTAGAGTGATTATAAAGTTCACTCAACAACAGTAGAAATCAGGGTTTTAACTGCCGCTGTTGAAATTCCAATCCCAAACACGTTCAACTTGCCGGGCGTGTAATAAAGTTACAGTTCATACATTGATACTTCCTGGGCTCAAAAAACGGAAACAATTTATAGAAGACATTGCTACGGGAATAATAGATTTCGGATTTGGTCGCCTTGCAATTAGGGCATACCACTGGATTGCCAAATTCGTCCGTGGCGTAGTTGCGCACTTCGTCAAAAATTTCCTTGGCCCGTTCCCTATCGGTGGAATATACTTGGAGCTTGACCCCACCAAGGGCCGCACTGATCAATGGGTCGGAATTAATGGTAGCCTCGTCCCTTAAAAAAACCGGGATGCCTTCCGCTTCCAATTTCCCCTTAATGACCACGGCATCGGCAGGAAACTCAAACGTACCCAATGTGTGAAATTCTGTTTTCATGCTTCCTTATATTTTTGACTTATGGCAGCCCCTTTGTTATTTCTTCCTTCGTACTAAAACGTACAAACAATATGGCAATCGCTCATTTTCTTGTTAAAATAGTCGATTTTTTCAAATAGCTGCCAAAAAGTTTCTCCTTCCCACAAATCTAGCACTTACGCAGATTAAACCGTATCTTGGTGGCTCTTAAACCTTTGCCAAAAATGAGATTTACCCTTACTTTTTTTGCTCTATGTGTTGGGCTATTCATAAATGCCCAGACCAATACCTATCACATTTCCTTTGAGAACGCCGTACACCACGAGGCCGCCATTCAAGCCACTTTTCCCAACTTGACCGAAGACACTGTGGAGTTTCGGATGAGCAGGACCTCTCCAGGTCGCTATGCGCTCCATGAATTTGCCAAGAATGTGTATGATTTCAAAGCTACAGACAGCAAAGGAAAAGCTTTAAAAATTACCCGTCCCAATCCCTATGCGTGGGAAGTCAGCGGGCACGATGGCACCATCAACATAAGCTATATTTTGTTTGCCAATCGGGGCGATGGTACCTATTCCCAAGTAGATGAAACCCATGCGCACTTGAACATCCCTGCGACCTTTATGTTTGCTCCCAAACTGAGCGAACGCAACATCGAAGTAACCTTCGACCTCCGCGAGGATTTGGATTGGAAAGTGGCCACCCAGTTGCCTTTGGTATCTGGCACCACCTATTCCGCCCCCAACCTCCACTATTTTATGGACAGTCCTACGGAAATCAGCAATTATATGCTTCGCTCTTTTGAAGTAGATGGGAAGACCATCAACCTTGCGCTGCACCATAACGGTACCGAAGCGGAAGCAGACGAATATTTTGAAAAGGTGAAAAAGGTCGTTCTGGCCGAGAAAGAGGTGTATGGCGAACTGCCCGATTTTGATTATGGAAGCTACACCTTTTTGGCCTGCTACATTCCCAATGCTTCGGGCGATGGCATGGAGCATCGGAACTCTACTATTTTGACGAGCACCCGTAGCTTGGCCAACGGAGGCATGGAACGTAACATTGGGACGGTTTCGCACGAGTTTTTTCACGCATGGAACGTGGAGCGTATCCGCCCAAAGACCTTGGAACCCTTCAATTTTGAGGAAGCCAACATGAGCGGTGCACTTTGGTTTGCCGAAGGCTTTACCAGCTATTACACCGGTCTTATCCTGTGCAGAACAGGGCTTTCTTCACCTAAAGATTATGTAGAAGGATTGGCCGGAACCTTTAATTATGTTTGGAACTCCCCGGCGCGACAATTCTTTAATCCGATAGAGATGAGTTTTCAGGCCCCTTTTGTGGATGCTGCTACTTCAGTGGACCCCGTCAACCGGGAAAATATGTTCATTTCGTACTACTCCTATGGCAGTGTTTTGGGCTTGGCCCTGGACCTTTCCCTTCGCGAAAAAGGATTGAACCTGGATGATTACATGAAATTAGTTTGGAAGCAATACGGCAAAACCGAAGTTCCCTATACCATCCAAAATCTTCATGATGCTTTGAATACATACGCAGGAAAAGCCTTTGGCGATGATTTCTTCAGCAAATACATTTACAAAAGTGACATGCCCAATTACAAGGATTTGATGGCCTCCGTGGGTGTGGTTTTGGAACAGCCTGAAGCCTCGGCCTATTTTGGGGCCTATGTTTCGATGAGCGCCGACAAATCTGGCTATATGATACTCAGAAATACAAAAATAGGAAGTCCGGCATACCAGGCTGGCTTGGATAACGGCGATGTCATCCTTAGCATCAACAACGAACCCTTTGCCGAGGATGAATCGTTTGATGACTACTTGAAACGATTTGGAATGGGCGAACCGTTGCAGGTAAAATTCACCCGTTTTGGAGAAGAAAAGACCACCGAAATAGTCTTGACCCCCAGTCCAGATTATGTCTTTAGTTTGATGGAGGACAAGGATGAAAAACCATCCAAACAAGTCCTGGAGCACCGCAAAGCTTGGCTCAAAGTGAAGTAAATGATCATTTACAAGCAGGCAGAAACGATGAGGGAGCTGGAACAGATTCTGGACCTTCAGCAGCGTAACTTACCCAAAAATATCAGTCAAGAAGAAAGGGAGAAAGAAGGATTTGTGACAGTGGAGCATGATTTAGATCTCCTTAGAGCCATGAACGCTATGTGTGGACACATTATCGCGGTGGATGAACAGCTTGTTGTAGGCTACGCACTTTGCATGCACCCCAATTTTGCAGATGCCATTGAAGTACTCCGACCCATGTTCCATGAAATCGAAAAAGTTCTCGGACCTAAGGACAATTACATGGTGATGGGTCAAATTTGTGTAGCCAAGAGTCATCGGAGACTAGGTATTTTTAGAAAGTTGTACCGAACCATGAAGGAAAAATTGCCGAAAGGCTTTGACAAGATTATTACGGAAGTGGATGGCAAAAACAGGAGGTCCCTTGTAGCACATAAAGCGGTTGGATTTAAGCCTCTAACTATTTATCAAACTAGTGAACGTGAATGGCGTATCTTACTCTTGGAACGCTGACCTACAGAAACCTTTCAAAAAGCCAGCTTGGCCTGCAATAATTCCTCTTGATGATGAGTTATACTAGTGGTTTCAAACTGGGTTTGAAACGATTAAAATTCCTCAACCTTTATTTTACGGAACGCTTGAATATCAAACATACCCATTAAAAATGGGTTCTAGATTAACAGTATAGCGGATATGAAATTCATATTTTTAAAAAAGCGAAAGTTTTGGTTGCGGTTGATCATTATCTCCATTCTATTGCCCACAATGTCCTTTGGGGCTTTGTTGCTCTATATCCATAAGGCGCAAAAAGACATCATACAAGACCAGATTTCCGCGCTCAATGCACAGCACGAGGGTCGTATTGCTTTGGCTGATTCCAAATTATCCTTGTTTGGCAACTTTCCGTACATCTCCATGAAGTTGTACCATCTTCAGATTTACGAGAACAAAACCGAGTCCTCTCCATTGATTGCAGAGGTGGACAATCTCTATGTTGGCCTAAATCTTTGGGATATCGTACAAGGAAACTACGATATTCAGTCGCTACGGGTTAAAGAGGGAGTTTTCAATCTGGTGATGCATAGCGATGGCACCAACAATCTTCAAAACGCGCTCCAAAGTGCCAGCGAAACCGAAGAAGCCGAACCTTTCCACATACATCTGAAAAAAATCAAACTGGAAAAACTAGATATCCACAAGTTGGACGAAGCTACAAACATGGATATTGAAACCTTTATCCATAAGGCCGATGGCGGATTCCAGTGGGGTGATGGCCTCATCAATGCACATATGGAGACCGAGTTTCTGTTAAACATCTTCGACAACGGAAACCAGACCTATATCCATCATAAAGATTTTAAGCTCAATACCGATATCAATTTCAATGAGGAAACAGGCGTTCTTCAGATAAAGCCGTCCAGTATTACCATGGAGCATGGTGACTTTGAATTGGATGGTTCGCTGGAAACCAAAAACAACATGAACATTGACCTAAAGGTCAAGGGAACCAAACCCAATTTTGATGTGTTCATCGCCTTTGCTCCGGATGACCTTATCCCAGTTTTGGAACGGTACAAAAACCAAGGGAACATTTACTTTAACGGCGTGTTACAAGGGCCGCTCAAGGATGGAAAGATGCCTTTTATTGAGGCTGAATTTGGTGCCAGCGAAGCCTTTCTCGAAAACACCAAGGAGCGAAAGCGCATCAACCAAATGGGATTTAATGGATATTTCACCAACGGGGAAGATCGTAGTTTAAAAACCATGAAATTTTCCTTGGCCAATATGAATGCCAAGTTGGAGTCGGGTAATTTTTCGGGCTCCATTATGGTCGAAAACTTTGAGCAACCTGAGGTGGATATGCGATTGGATGTGGATTTCAATTTGGCATTCATGACCAAGTTTTTAAATATGACCGAGATTGAAAATGTGGCGGGTGATGTTTCCTTAAAAATGAACTTCCACGACATTATCGATCTCGATAATCCGGAAAATGCACTCAGCGACCTCAATCAGGCCTATTTTAGCGAACTTAGAATCACCAACCTAAGTATGGTTTCATCGGAAATGCCAGCTCCCCTCAACCGACTCGATGTGCATCTTATTATGAAGGGCAAACAGGCGACTTTGGACACCTTCAATATATCCATGGGCAATTCCGATCTTTCCATGACCGGTTATATTTCTGACTTGCCGTCCATCGTACACCATACAGAGACACCTGTAAAAGTGCATCTGGATCTTCAATCGAAAATGCTCGACCTTGCCGAATTGACGGGATACTCTGCGACAGCAAACAAGGGCATCAATGAACAGATTACCAACTTAAGTGCTGGCTTTTCCCTTGTTGCATCCGCTAAAAACTTTACGGAAACCGAGTACTTACCCAAAGGGGAGTTCTTCGTGGACAGTCTGTATGCGGAACTCAAACACTACCCCCACCGATTGCATGATTTTCATGCGGACGTCCTCATCGATGACAAAGATCTGAAAATAGTGGATTTTATCGGAGAGATAGACGATTCCGATTTTCACTTGAACGGATTGGTCCACGACTACCGGTTTTGGATGAAGGATACGCTCAACGGGGATGTAGACCTCGATCTCACCTTGGCATCAGACCTATTACGACTAGAAGATTTGTTCTCATACAAGGGTGAAAATTATGTCCCTGAGGAATATCGGCATGAAGAATTTGAAAACCTGACCATGCACATCAATTCCAGTATGCATTACAAGGATTCTGCATTGCATTCCATTGATTTGGATGTGGATGGATTGGACACCAAAATGCACCTGCATCCCATGCGGTTTCAGGATTTCAATGGCAGGATACACTACGAAGACGAGCATCTGGTCATCGAAAATCTACATGGACAAATTGGAAGAACGGTTTTTGATGTAAGCCTCAACTATTATCTAGGACAGGATGAAAGCATCAAAAAACGCGATAATAGTTTAACGCTGAATGCCAACTATATCGATTATGACCAGCTTTTCAGTTTCAATACCGCAGCCCCAACACCAAAAAACAACTTGGAAATCGATTCCAGCACCGTATTGAAACATGCAACGGCATTCAATATTTATGAATTGCCATT is drawn from Flagellimonas sp. MMG031 and contains these coding sequences:
- a CDS encoding PLP-dependent aminotransferase family protein, producing MNSPVLDLLTQLVSIDKSIVQPVYVQVAQQIMNAIQRGYLEKGSKLPGTRILSELLNVHRNTAVAIYDELASQGWVNIIPNKGTFVVVPEGSEVKIKANTQHINQAYQYPKSPGFPFQQSFNLASTREETTAKYSINDGKPDLRLHPVHQFSRWYSAAMKRKPLINKWNRTSALVPSVFSTQLCNYLNATRGFHIKPNNLLNTRSTEMSLYIVSRVLIHPGDLVLVGQLSNYVANMIFQQAGAKLKTVPVDDEGMDVGYIKKHCVHGKIRCIYVCSNRDYPTTITLSTKRRLQLLELAKIHGFAIIEDDFDHDFQFEGSPMLPMASADANGNMIYLGKLGQSLFPSFHTGFVVAPEQVITEAHNYLQLLDTQGDLIQEQMLSELISEGEIYRLTKKNIVTYKQRRDALCAFLKEHFDDILDWQIPSGGLALWLRFKNPLSLVKLAEEAEKLDVFLPKTILYQDKNNCAIRFGYGHLNEEELKIAMEKLKQAYLQLIAA
- a CDS encoding glycosyltransferase family 39 protein; this translates as MLKKLRSLRYQDLDWKTVAFVLVIISIFIRFPFFFRDYVDRDESTFILMGQSWVNGYLPYTQLWDLKPPITFLYFAIIIKIFGKSFFAIRFFGSLLVALTALFTHGIASKITSKKIAFWVAIFCVFFQSLFGSLQGVMSEHICTFFFVAALFILFTKEDSKWFFTAGLLLGLSVMSKLNMAYPVLSLGVFYLWEGFHTKRLWINLKHLVFMGVGFLLTVLCTLLPYYLQGISDVWWKSIFEAPLAYSEGKFHSPWKTLPYVGTIALLLGGIYYFKWVDWKSKGIQLLTIVVVGILFSYVQAGKVNGHYLIQLYPFILIPLGMAVSKLPAIPKKFSPIVIVLLVLIPMESYLEYGNIVSNKLKKGSFYNGEGIDVPRYILDHKLETENIFFTEYHIGYWQLDELPPTSAATHPSNIAREELFPYMNNPSKSGLEELQYIMEVIQPKIVVARKGKRIFYEKLVQYNTYIDAYLAQHYELRATVDRGLIYQRLE
- a CDS encoding DUF2007 domain-containing protein; translation: MKTEFHTLGTFEFPADAVVIKGKLEAEGIPVFLRDEATINSDPLISAALGGVKLQVYSTDRERAKEIFDEVRNYATDEFGNPVVCPNCKATKSEIYYSRSNVFYKLFPFFEPRKYQCMNCNFITRPAS
- a CDS encoding PDZ domain-containing protein; protein product: MRFTLTFFALCVGLFINAQTNTYHISFENAVHHEAAIQATFPNLTEDTVEFRMSRTSPGRYALHEFAKNVYDFKATDSKGKALKITRPNPYAWEVSGHDGTINISYILFANRGDGTYSQVDETHAHLNIPATFMFAPKLSERNIEVTFDLREDLDWKVATQLPLVSGTTYSAPNLHYFMDSPTEISNYMLRSFEVDGKTINLALHHNGTEAEADEYFEKVKKVVLAEKEVYGELPDFDYGSYTFLACYIPNASGDGMEHRNSTILTSTRSLANGGMERNIGTVSHEFFHAWNVERIRPKTLEPFNFEEANMSGALWFAEGFTSYYTGLILCRTGLSSPKDYVEGLAGTFNYVWNSPARQFFNPIEMSFQAPFVDAATSVDPVNRENMFISYYSYGSVLGLALDLSLREKGLNLDDYMKLVWKQYGKTEVPYTIQNLHDALNTYAGKAFGDDFFSKYIYKSDMPNYKDLMASVGVVLEQPEASAYFGAYVSMSADKSGYMILRNTKIGSPAYQAGLDNGDVILSINNEPFAEDESFDDYLKRFGMGEPLQVKFTRFGEEKTTEIVLTPSPDYVFSLMEDKDEKPSKQVLEHRKAWLKVK
- a CDS encoding GNAT family N-acetyltransferase yields the protein MIIYKQAETMRELEQILDLQQRNLPKNISQEEREKEGFVTVEHDLDLLRAMNAMCGHIIAVDEQLVVGYALCMHPNFADAIEVLRPMFHEIEKVLGPKDNYMVMGQICVAKSHRRLGIFRKLYRTMKEKLPKGFDKIITEVDGKNRRSLVAHKAVGFKPLTIYQTSEREWRILLLER
- a CDS encoding AsmA family protein, which codes for MKFIFLKKRKFWLRLIIISILLPTMSFGALLLYIHKAQKDIIQDQISALNAQHEGRIALADSKLSLFGNFPYISMKLYHLQIYENKTESSPLIAEVDNLYVGLNLWDIVQGNYDIQSLRVKEGVFNLVMHSDGTNNLQNALQSASETEEAEPFHIHLKKIKLEKLDIHKLDEATNMDIETFIHKADGGFQWGDGLINAHMETEFLLNIFDNGNQTYIHHKDFKLNTDINFNEETGVLQIKPSSITMEHGDFELDGSLETKNNMNIDLKVKGTKPNFDVFIAFAPDDLIPVLERYKNQGNIYFNGVLQGPLKDGKMPFIEAEFGASEAFLENTKERKRINQMGFNGYFTNGEDRSLKTMKFSLANMNAKLESGNFSGSIMVENFEQPEVDMRLDVDFNLAFMTKFLNMTEIENVAGDVSLKMNFHDIIDLDNPENALSDLNQAYFSELRITNLSMVSSEMPAPLNRLDVHLIMKGKQATLDTFNISMGNSDLSMTGYISDLPSIVHHTETPVKVHLDLQSKMLDLAELTGYSATANKGINEQITNLSAGFSLVASAKNFTETEYLPKGEFFVDSLYAELKHYPHRLHDFHADVLIDDKDLKIVDFIGEIDDSDFHLNGLVHDYRFWMKDTLNGDVDLDLTLASDLLRLEDLFSYKGENYVPEEYRHEEFENLTMHINSSMHYKDSALHSIDLDVDGLDTKMHLHPMRFQDFNGRIHYEDEHLVIENLHGQIGRTVFDVSLNYYLGQDESIKKRDNSLTLNANYIDYDQLFSFNTAAPTPKNNLEIDSSTVLKHATAFNIYELPFTDMQFDVRRALYP